One segment of Pasteurella skyensis DNA contains the following:
- the lysC gene encoding lysine-sensitive aspartokinase 3 encodes MPYISIAKFGGTSVANFEAMSACAKIINSDKNTRVVVLSASAGVTDSLVELANGQAIQQRNTIVNKIRKIQYNIIDKLQYPEAVTEKIDLLLEHIAHLAESASLATSSALSDELISHGEMMSTIIFTQLLIEQNVPAVWIDARDVVATNDNYGKATPNDTKIQQQAEIHLVPLIKNEKIIVTQGFIGRDQNGKTTTLGRGGSDYSAALLAEVLNANDVLIWTDVPGIYTTDPRVVSSAQRIETISFNEASEMATFGAKVLHPATLLPAVRSNIPVFVGSSKAPEQGGTWVTSNPQPRPIFRAIALRRNQTLVTLSSLGMLHAKGFLAKIFNILAKYGISVDVITTSEISLALTLDKTGVSQSTEELISPQLIDELNQHCTVKIENDLTLVAIIGNHLHTEKGTAKKLFSTLGQYNVRLISYGASANNICTLVHNKDVDEVVNGLHSSLFD; translated from the coding sequence ATGCCTTACATCTCCATTGCAAAATTTGGGGGAACAAGTGTTGCAAACTTTGAAGCAATGTCTGCTTGTGCCAAAATTATTAATTCAGATAAAAATACACGAGTTGTGGTACTGTCAGCATCTGCTGGTGTCACTGATTCACTGGTAGAATTAGCAAATGGTCAAGCAATCCAACAACGCAACACTATTGTAAATAAAATACGTAAAATTCAATATAACATAATAGATAAATTACAATATCCAGAAGCAGTAACAGAAAAAATCGACCTATTATTAGAGCATATTGCTCACCTTGCTGAATCAGCCAGTTTAGCAACCTCCTCTGCTCTCAGTGACGAACTTATCAGTCACGGAGAAATGATGTCCACTATTATATTTACTCAATTATTAATTGAACAAAATGTCCCTGCCGTTTGGATTGATGCAAGAGATGTTGTTGCTACTAATGATAATTATGGAAAAGCGACACCTAATGATACAAAAATACAACAACAAGCAGAAATACATTTAGTACCTTTAATTAAGAATGAAAAAATTATTGTGACACAAGGTTTTATTGGTCGTGATCAGAATGGAAAAACCACAACTTTAGGTCGTGGAGGTAGCGATTACTCTGCTGCATTATTGGCTGAAGTATTAAATGCCAACGATGTTTTAATTTGGACTGACGTTCCTGGTATTTATACAACAGATCCTCGTGTTGTATCCAGCGCTCAACGCATTGAAACCATCAGCTTTAATGAAGCATCAGAAATGGCGACTTTTGGCGCTAAAGTACTTCATCCTGCAACACTATTACCAGCAGTACGCAGTAATATTCCTGTATTTGTAGGCTCAAGTAAAGCACCAGAGCAAGGCGGTACTTGGGTAACATCAAACCCTCAACCTCGCCCTATATTTCGAGCCATTGCATTACGTAGAAATCAAACATTGGTTACACTATCCAGTCTCGGAATGTTACACGCTAAAGGGTTCTTAGCTAAAATTTTCAATATTTTAGCAAAATATGGTATTTCTGTTGATGTAATTACGACTTCAGAAATTAGTTTAGCATTAACCTTAGATAAAACAGGTGTATCTCAGTCAACAGAAGAGCTTATTTCTCCACAGCTTATTGACGAACTTAATCAACATTGTACGGTTAAAATTGAAAATGATCTTACTCTAGTTGCCATAATTGGGAATCACCTTCACACAGAAAAAGGAACAGCAAAAAAACTATTTAGTACTTTAGGACAATATAATGTTCGTTTGATTAGCTATGGCGCAAGTGCTAACAATATTTGTACACTTGTGCATAACAAAGATGTAGATGAAGTTGTTAACGGACTACATTCTTCATTATTTGATTAA
- a CDS encoding SoxR reducing system RseC family protein, which yields MLIEQGTVLNYCNGVATIQCNAKSSCGGCNAQNSCGTKSLSGLVGDKQLLLELKVTEVLQEGDIIEIGLKEQTLLIAVMWLYCIPLILLILSIILFSQIFTNELLIAILSFLITLINFGVIKWKLNHKQYFIPQAIFLGKVK from the coding sequence ATGTTAATTGAGCAAGGAACAGTATTAAATTATTGTAACGGAGTTGCAACTATTCAGTGTAATGCTAAGAGTAGTTGTGGCGGTTGTAATGCTCAAAATAGTTGTGGCACAAAATCTTTATCTGGATTAGTTGGCGATAAACAATTGTTATTAGAGCTCAAAGTCACAGAAGTACTACAAGAAGGGGATATTATTGAAATTGGACTCAAGGAACAAACACTGTTAATAGCAGTAATGTGGTTATATTGTATTCCCCTTATATTACTTATTTTATCTATTATTTTATTTTCACAAATTTTTACCAATGAGTTGCTCATTGCTATATTAAGTTTTCTTATTACTTTAATAAATTTTGGGGTAATAAAATGGAAGCTTAATCATAAACAATATTTTATACCCCAAGCTATATTTTTGGGAAAGGTTAAATAA
- a CDS encoding C40 family peptidase: MIQLYLCFKNKVILLLVVVLSMFLTACSSSYHTQPTVHYYRSSNNNDPIFRIVRLIEQHRQWKGTRYRLGGMSRSGVDCSGFTLVTFRDAFGISLPRTTVLQAKKGKYIPKKDLQPGDLVFFKTGLGPHGKHVGIYVKDGKFLHSSSKKGVIYSNLNSVYWKKVYWQARRL; encoded by the coding sequence ATGATACAATTATATTTGTGTTTTAAAAATAAAGTGATTTTACTTCTTGTAGTGGTCTTAAGTATGTTTTTGACTGCGTGTTCGAGTTCATATCATACACAGCCAACAGTGCACTATTACAGAAGTTCAAATAATAATGATCCTATTTTCAGAATAGTTAGGCTAATTGAGCAACATCGTCAATGGAAAGGAACTCGTTATCGTTTAGGGGGAATGAGTCGTAGTGGGGTTGATTGTTCAGGTTTTACTTTGGTGACTTTTAGAGATGCTTTTGGCATTTCTTTACCAAGAACGACGGTATTGCAAGCTAAAAAAGGGAAATATATTCCTAAAAAAGATTTACAACCAGGTGATTTGGTTTTCTTTAAAACAGGATTAGGCCCTCATGGTAAGCACGTTGGGATTTATGTAAAAGATGGAAAATTTTTACACTCTTCATCTAAAAAAGGGGTAATTTATTCCAATTTAAATTCCGTTTATTGGAAAAAAGTCTATTGGCAAGCTCGACGCTTATAA
- a CDS encoding integration host factor subunit alpha, with protein MTLTKIEMIEHLVEQLDISKSSAKEFVEQFFEEIRLSLEKGEEVKLSSFGNFQLREKKARPGRNPKTGEEIPVSARRVVVFKPSQKLKARIENATS; from the coding sequence ATGACATTAACTAAAATTGAAATGATAGAACATCTTGTTGAGCAACTTGATATAAGTAAAAGTTCAGCAAAAGAGTTTGTGGAGCAGTTTTTTGAAGAAATTCGACTTTCCCTTGAAAAAGGAGAGGAAGTAAAATTATCTAGTTTTGGTAATTTTCAGCTTCGTGAGAAAAAAGCAAGACCAGGTAGAAATCCTAAAACTGGAGAAGAAATTCCTGTGTCTGCTCGCCGAGTTGTTGTATTTAAGCCAAGTCAAAAGCTCAAGGCTCGCATTGAGAATGCAACATCATAA
- the pheT gene encoding phenylalanine--tRNA ligase subunit beta, with translation MKFNESWLREWVNPEITTEQLCDQITMLGLEVDGVEAVAETFSGVVVGEVVECGQHPNADKLRVTKVNVGGERLLDIVCGAPNCRLGLKVACAVDSAVLPGNFKIKKTKLRGEPSEGMLCSFTELGIKVEQDGIIELPADAPIGKDFREYLDLEDSIVEISLTPNRADCLSISGIAREVAVANQLEMIAPTFEPVSATISDKVAVEIQNPEACPRYLSRMVKNVNVKAQSPLWLQEKLRRCGMRSIDPVVDVTNFVLLELGQPMHAFDAAKVTAPIHVRLAKENEKLVLLDGNEVALKENTLLICDQNQPLAMAGIFGGKESGVSDTTTDIILEAAFFAPLAIAGRARQYGLHTDSSHRFERGVDFENTRNAMERATALLLEICGGEAGEIVEAKSDEHLPKANQVTLRREKLDALLGHHIADETVTDILTRLGLSPIFANNEWKVTACSWRFDIEIEEDLIEEVARIYGYNSIPNNAPLAHLNMNEHREANLDLMRVKMALVDSDYQEAITYSFVNPKTQALLHPNQDAIVLPNPISVDMSAMRLSLLSGLLEAVVYNQKRQQSRVRLFETGLRFVPDENAEMGIRQEQMLAAVIVGAKHNEHWTGKSDNVDFFDLKGDLERVLSLTNKGKSVRFAAKTYDALHPGQSAAILIDDKEVGFIGTVHPKVAQKLDISGTAIVFEILWSAIDERTVTEAKEISKFPANKRDIAIVVDHKIPAKDILLTCQKVGGEKLMAVNLFDVYQGENIDEDKKSLAISLMIQDASKTLEEEEINAVIQMVLSELEQHFGAYLRD, from the coding sequence ATGAAATTTAATGAATCTTGGTTGCGTGAGTGGGTAAATCCAGAGATTACAACGGAACAGTTATGCGATCAAATTACAATGCTTGGTTTAGAAGTGGACGGTGTTGAGGCTGTTGCAGAGACGTTTTCAGGCGTTGTTGTGGGTGAAGTGGTTGAATGTGGTCAGCACCCAAATGCAGATAAATTACGTGTCACCAAAGTAAATGTGGGTGGCGAGCGTTTATTAGACATCGTTTGTGGTGCACCAAACTGCCGTTTAGGTTTAAAAGTGGCTTGTGCCGTTGATAGTGCAGTTTTACCGGGTAATTTTAAAATTAAGAAAACCAAATTACGTGGTGAACCGTCTGAGGGAATGCTTTGTTCATTCACTGAATTAGGCATTAAAGTTGAGCAAGACGGTATTATTGAATTGCCAGCAGACGCACCAATCGGTAAAGATTTCCGTGAATATTTAGATTTAGAAGATAGCATTGTTGAAATTAGCTTAACGCCAAATCGTGCGGATTGTTTAAGTATTTCAGGGATTGCACGTGAAGTGGCGGTAGCAAATCAATTAGAAATGATTGCACCAACATTTGAACCTGTTTCAGCGACTATTTCAGATAAAGTTGCGGTAGAAATTCAGAATCCAGAAGCTTGCCCACGCTATTTATCTCGTATGGTTAAAAATGTGAATGTGAAAGCACAATCGCCACTTTGGTTACAAGAAAAATTACGCCGTTGTGGTATGCGTTCTATTGATCCTGTGGTTGATGTAACAAACTTTGTATTACTAGAATTAGGTCAGCCAATGCACGCCTTTGATGCAGCAAAAGTGACTGCGCCAATTCACGTACGTTTAGCAAAAGAAAACGAAAAATTAGTGCTATTGGATGGTAATGAAGTTGCGTTAAAAGAAAATACGTTGCTCATTTGCGATCAAAATCAACCCCTTGCAATGGCAGGGATCTTTGGTGGTAAAGAAAGTGGTGTAAGTGATACAACAACAGATATTATTTTAGAAGCAGCATTCTTTGCACCATTAGCAATTGCGGGACGTGCAAGACAATATGGTTTACACACCGATTCATCGCACCGTTTTGAGCGTGGTGTTGATTTTGAAAACACACGCAATGCAATGGAACGTGCAACCGCATTGTTATTAGAAATTTGCGGTGGCGAAGCGGGCGAAATCGTGGAAGCGAAAAGTGATGAGCATTTACCAAAAGCAAATCAAGTAACGTTACGTCGTGAAAAATTAGATGCTTTATTGGGACATCATATTGCTGATGAAACCGTCACTGATATTTTAACGCGTTTAGGTTTATCACCAATTTTTGCAAATAATGAATGGAAAGTGACCGCTTGTAGCTGGCGTTTTGATATCGAAATTGAAGAAGATTTAATTGAAGAAGTGGCTCGTATTTACGGTTACAATAGCATTCCAAATAATGCACCGTTAGCTCACTTAAATATGAATGAACACCGTGAAGCAAACTTAGATTTAATGCGAGTCAAAATGGCATTAGTGGATAGCGATTACCAAGAAGCGATCACTTATAGCTTTGTAAATCCAAAAACACAGGCGTTATTGCACCCAAATCAAGATGCTATCGTGTTGCCTAATCCAATTTCAGTGGATATGTCAGCAATGCGTCTATCGCTGTTAAGTGGTTTATTAGAAGCGGTAGTTTATAACCAAAAACGTCAGCAAAGTCGAGTACGTCTGTTTGAAACAGGGTTACGTTTTGTTCCTGATGAAAATGCAGAAATGGGTATTCGTCAAGAGCAGATGTTAGCAGCGGTTATTGTGGGAGCGAAACATAATGAACATTGGACAGGTAAATCTGACAACGTTGATTTCTTCGATTTAAAAGGTGATTTAGAGCGAGTGCTCTCTTTAACAAATAAAGGGAAATCAGTACGTTTTGCAGCTAAGACCTATGATGCGTTGCACCCAGGACAATCTGCGGCGATTTTAATTGATGATAAAGAAGTGGGTTTTATTGGCACAGTTCATCCAAAAGTGGCACAAAAATTAGATATTTCAGGTACTGCGATTGTGTTTGAGATTTTATGGTCTGCGATTGATGAAAGAACTGTGACAGAGGCAAAAGAGATCTCTAAATTCCCTGCGAATAAAAGAGATATTGCAATTGTTGTGGATCATAAGATTCCGGCAAAAGATATTTTATTAACTTGCCAAAAAGTAGGTGGAGAAAAACTGATGGCAGTCAATCTTTTTGATGTTTATCAAGGTGAAAATATTGATGAAGATAAAAAAAGTTTGGCAATCAGTTTAATGATTCAAGATGCTTCAAAAACGCTTGAGGAAGAAGAAATTAATGCTGTTATTCAAATGGTATTAAGTGAACTTGAACAACATTTTGGTGCTTATTTAAGAGATTAA
- the pheS gene encoding phenylalanine--tRNA ligase subunit alpha produces the protein MQNLEKIVEKALQAVESAQDIASLESIRVEYFGKKGHFTSLMQGLRDVSPEDRPKVGQKINEAKQQAQAALNAKKETLETEALNQKLFSESIDVSLPGRKTELGGLHPVSITIDRVTKFFADLGFSVENGPEIESDYYNFDALNIPKHHPARADHDTFWFDAQRLLRTQTSGVQIRSMEQTQPPIRIIAPGRVYRNDYDQTHTPMFHQIELLFVDKKANFTELKGLLHSFLRAFFEEDLEVRFRPSFFPFTEPSAEVDVMGKNGKWLEVLGCGMVHPNVLKNVGIDPNEYSGFAVGMGVERLAMLRYNVTDLRAFFENDLRFLKQFDYK, from the coding sequence ATGCAAAACCTAGAAAAAATTGTTGAAAAAGCATTACAAGCAGTTGAATCTGCACAAGATATTGCAAGTCTTGAAAGTATTAGAGTAGAGTATTTTGGTAAGAAAGGGCATTTTACGTCGTTAATGCAAGGATTACGTGATGTTTCGCCAGAGGATCGTCCAAAAGTAGGGCAAAAAATCAATGAAGCAAAGCAACAAGCTCAGGCAGCATTGAATGCTAAAAAAGAAACATTAGAAACCGAAGCGTTAAATCAGAAATTATTTAGTGAAAGTATTGATGTAAGCTTACCAGGTCGTAAAACAGAACTTGGTGGTTTGCACCCTGTTTCTATTACTATTGATCGTGTAACCAAATTCTTTGCAGATTTAGGGTTCTCTGTGGAAAATGGTCCTGAAATTGAATCAGATTATTATAATTTTGATGCGTTAAATATTCCAAAACACCACCCAGCACGTGCCGATCACGATACGTTTTGGTTTGACGCACAACGTTTGTTAAGAACGCAAACATCAGGTGTGCAAATTCGTTCAATGGAACAAACTCAGCCACCAATTCGCATTATTGCACCGGGTCGCGTGTATCGTAATGATTACGATCAAACGCACACCCCAATGTTCCACCAAATCGAATTATTATTTGTGGATAAAAAAGCGAATTTTACTGAATTAAAAGGTTTGTTACATAGTTTCTTGCGTGCCTTCTTTGAAGAAGATTTAGAAGTACGTTTCCGTCCATCTTTCTTCCCATTCACAGAGCCTTCAGCAGAAGTGGACGTAATGGGTAAAAATGGTAAATGGTTAGAAGTGTTAGGTTGTGGAATGGTTCATCCTAATGTGTTGAAAAATGTAGGTATCGATCCGAATGAATACTCTGGTTTTGCTGTGGGTATGGGGGTTGAGCGTTTAGCAATGTTGCGTTATAACGTGACCGATTTACGTGCATTCTTTGAGAATGACTTACGTTTTTTAAAACAATTTGACTACAAATAA
- the apaH gene encoding bis(5'-nucleosyl)-tetraphosphatase (symmetrical) ApaH: MATYIVGDLHGCFDELKQLLQRANFNSETDELWFTGDLVARGNQSLACLRFVKSLGERATTVLGNHDLHLLATNLGIKKVNPRDKLGTLLMAEDKDELLEWLRYQPLFVKHPKYDFLLSHAGVSPEWNLETAQQCANEVERILQGDDYQHLLQNMYGNSPLNWNDNLVGIERYRYTINSLTRMRLCNAQKQLDFECKLPPQEAPPELKPWFEFENPLYKQYSIIFGHWAALLGYQTPSNIYSLDTGCVWGNHLTMLRWEDKTIFTQPFLGSG; the protein is encoded by the coding sequence ATGGCAACCTATATTGTTGGAGATTTACATGGTTGTTTTGATGAGTTAAAACAATTGTTGCAACGGGCTAATTTTAATAGTGAAACAGATGAGTTATGGTTTACTGGAGATCTTGTTGCGAGAGGAAATCAATCTTTAGCTTGTTTGCGCTTTGTGAAGTCATTGGGTGAAAGAGCGACAACAGTATTAGGTAATCACGATTTACATTTGTTAGCAACGAATTTAGGTATTAAAAAGGTGAATCCAAGAGATAAACTTGGTACTTTGTTGATGGCTGAAGACAAAGATGAACTGCTTGAATGGCTTCGCTATCAACCGTTGTTTGTAAAACATCCTAAATATGATTTTTTACTCAGTCACGCCGGCGTTAGTCCTGAGTGGAATTTAGAAACTGCTCAGCAATGTGCCAACGAAGTTGAAAGAATCTTACAGGGTGATGATTATCAACATTTATTGCAAAATATGTATGGTAATTCACCGCTTAATTGGAATGATAATTTGGTTGGTATTGAGCGTTATCGCTATACTATAAACTCTCTTACACGAATGCGGTTGTGTAATGCACAAAAACAATTGGATTTTGAATGTAAATTACCCCCTCAAGAAGCACCACCAGAACTCAAACCTTGGTTTGAATTTGAAAATCCTCTCTATAAGCAATATTCAATTATTTTTGGACATTGGGCAGCATTATTAGGATATCAAACACCTTCAAATATTTACTCTCTGGATACTGGGTGTGTTTGGGGAAATCATTTAACGATGCTTCGATGGGAAGATAAAACAATATTTACCCAGCCCTTTTTAGGTAGCGGTTAG
- a CDS encoding TIGR04211 family SH3 domain-containing protein: MKSKIIQLISISLLGIGIPLSGYAEKHYYVTDNLSEYVRKGAGDNYRIAGTVKAGEKVIVLEKKNKYSLIQDSRNHKVWILSDRLTDKPSAREQLPFLEKQVEELKLKLSKINGDWQRRTEEIRRRSTQVEQQSSALLDINSQLKQEVNVLKNKNKELEIMQDVEQREIMIQWFMYGGLVLGIGLLLGLLLPFILPRKKQNSGWS; encoded by the coding sequence ATGAAAAGTAAAATTATACAGTTAATTTCAATATCATTATTAGGTATAGGAATACCATTATCTGGATATGCAGAAAAACACTATTATGTTACTGATAATTTAAGTGAATATGTGAGAAAGGGCGCTGGCGATAACTATAGAATTGCAGGTACAGTGAAAGCTGGTGAGAAAGTTATTGTTTTAGAAAAGAAGAATAAATACTCTCTCATTCAAGACTCTAGAAATCATAAGGTATGGATATTAAGTGATAGATTGACAGATAAACCAAGTGCGAGAGAACAACTGCCTTTCTTAGAGAAGCAAGTTGAGGAATTAAAACTGAAATTAAGTAAAATTAATGGAGATTGGCAACGTAGGACAGAGGAAATTCGTCGTCGATCCACTCAGGTAGAACAGCAAAGTAGTGCATTACTAGATATAAATTCACAACTTAAGCAAGAGGTCAATGTTCTTAAAAATAAAAATAAAGAGCTTGAGATAATGCAGGATGTTGAACAACGAGAAATTATGATTCAATGGTTTATGTATGGTGGCCTCGTATTAGGAATAGGTTTACTGCTAGGATTACTTCTTCCATTCATTTTACCGAGAAAAAAACAGAATAGTGGTTGGAGCTAG
- a CDS encoding inorganic phosphate transporter, producing the protein MELIQQYGHILIIITAMFGFFMAFGIGANDVSNAMGTSVGSGVLTIKQTIIIAVIFEFAGAYLAGGEVTQTIKGGIIDVSLYADMPDVLVLGMMASLFAAGTWLLIASRMGWPVSTTHSIIGAIIGFGCVTAGTDAVEWSKILGIVGSWFVTPFVAGVVAYLIFISTQRLIFDTSKPVQNAKKYGPYYMGLTAFVLCVVTMKKGLKHIGLHLEWSEVLIISFIIAVISTIACYFYFKSSAFDKIEDDSFESVEKVFGILMVITACAMAFAHGSNDVANAIGPLSAVASIVETGGQVAGKTALAPWILPLGGAGIVVGLVALGYKVMGTIGTGITELTPSRGFAAQFACATTVVISSGTGLPISTTQTLVGAILGVGFARGIAALNLNVIRNIVASWVVTLPAGAFISIIIYNILSAIFY; encoded by the coding sequence ATGGAGTTAATTCAACAATATGGTCATATACTAATTATTATTACTGCAATGTTCGGCTTTTTTATGGCATTTGGAATTGGAGCTAATGATGTTTCCAATGCAATGGGAACGTCGGTTGGTTCTGGTGTTTTAACGATTAAACAAACAATTATTATTGCTGTAATTTTTGAATTTGCAGGAGCTTATCTTGCAGGCGGTGAAGTAACACAAACCATCAAAGGTGGCATTATTGATGTGAGTTTATATGCTGATATGCCAGATGTACTCGTACTCGGAATGATGGCATCACTGTTTGCTGCTGGTACTTGGCTTTTAATTGCCTCTCGTATGGGCTGGCCTGTTTCTACTACACATTCAATTATTGGTGCAATTATTGGTTTTGGTTGTGTGACAGCTGGAACAGATGCAGTTGAGTGGAGTAAAATTTTAGGGATTGTCGGTAGCTGGTTTGTTACACCTTTTGTTGCAGGTGTTGTTGCTTATCTTATTTTTATTAGCACACAGCGTTTAATTTTTGATACGTCAAAACCTGTTCAGAATGCAAAAAAATATGGTCCTTATTATATGGGGTTAACCGCTTTTGTATTATGTGTAGTAACAATGAAAAAAGGTTTAAAACATATTGGACTACATTTAGAGTGGTCAGAGGTTTTAATTATTTCATTTATTATTGCCGTTATTTCAACCATCGCTTGTTATTTTTATTTTAAAAGTTCAGCATTTGATAAAATTGAAGATGATAGCTTTGAAAGTGTGGAAAAAGTATTTGGTATCTTGATGGTTATTACCGCTTGTGCGATGGCATTTGCTCATGGTTCAAATGATGTTGCCAATGCAATTGGACCTTTGTCTGCTGTAGCATCCATTGTTGAAACTGGTGGGCAAGTTGCAGGTAAAACAGCCCTTGCTCCTTGGATTTTACCTCTTGGTGGTGCGGGAATTGTTGTCGGTTTGGTTGCATTAGGCTATAAAGTAATGGGAACCATTGGAACGGGGATCACTGAATTAACACCAAGTCGTGGTTTTGCTGCTCAATTCGCTTGTGCAACTACGGTGGTGATTTCATCAGGAACAGGTTTACCAATTTCAACAACTCAAACATTAGTAGGTGCAATTTTAGGTGTAGGCTTTGCAAGAGGAATTGCAGCACTAAATTTAAATGTTATTAGAAATATTGTTGCTTCTTGGGTTGTTACTTTGCCAGCAGGTGCATTTATTTCAATAATCATTTACAACATTTTAAGTGCTATTTTTTACTAA
- a CDS encoding TIGR00153 family protein, whose product MAMNNILGLFAESPLKPLQKHSKKVTECCELLVPFFEQTFKEDWDNAEDYRAQIGLLEHQADDLKKEIRLKLPRGLFMPVERSDLLELVTQQDKLANYTKDIAGRVIGRQLLIPKPIQDDFNYFVKRSIDAVHQAHKVIDEMDELLETGFRGRELNFVNKMILELDLIEDDTDQLQRVLRKALLEIESDFNPVDIMFLYKIIEWIGVLADQAQRVGSRIELMLAKS is encoded by the coding sequence ATGGCTATGAATAATATTCTTGGATTATTCGCTGAATCCCCCCTTAAACCGCTTCAAAAGCATTCAAAAAAAGTAACAGAGTGCTGTGAGTTATTAGTCCCTTTTTTTGAACAAACATTTAAAGAAGATTGGGATAATGCGGAAGATTATCGAGCCCAGATTGGATTGCTTGAACATCAAGCAGATGATCTAAAAAAAGAAATTCGTTTAAAACTTCCTCGTGGACTATTTATGCCAGTGGAACGTTCAGATTTATTAGAACTTGTTACACAACAAGATAAGTTGGCTAATTATACAAAGGATATTGCAGGACGTGTAATTGGTCGCCAACTATTAATTCCTAAACCTATTCAAGATGATTTTAATTACTTTGTTAAGCGTAGTATTGATGCTGTTCATCAAGCTCATAAGGTAATCGATGAAATGGATGAATTGCTTGAAACGGGTTTTCGAGGTAGAGAATTAAACTTTGTTAACAAGATGATCTTAGAATTAGATTTAATTGAAGATGATACGGATCAGTTGCAACGAGTTTTGCGTAAAGCTCTTTTAGAAATTGAAAGTGATTTTAATCCTGTTGATATTATGTTTTTATATAAAATTATTGAATGGATAGGGGTGCTAGCAGATCAGGCACAGCGAGTAGGTTCTCGAATTGAACTAATGTTGGCTAAGTCATAG